The Sphingobacterium bambusae genome includes a window with the following:
- the porG gene encoding type IX secretion system protein PorG: protein MKHIAHILAALALHAWSPSFAQQWELGGNVAATGFMGDINPTNPFYFKSAAGGIQVTYNFNPTWGIQTSYQYLHLNGSDRDSKDSYLRARGQVFNNQLHELSIRANFNFFRFIAGRAVNRYTPYLFAGIAGISHRPYIYTQDGSRHRMEDLQLQQESTVRGIALALPLGIGFKYNVKGPWSLGAELGYRVAFEDNLDNIANNYPTTDQYPADYASAFPEMDRLWWESVAYPAGNDSANYAGKPKGNSRPNDGYMTAAVTLTYTFISKRCYWWN, encoded by the coding sequence TTGAAACACATTGCCCATATCCTTGCTGCCTTAGCTTTACACGCTTGGTCACCGTCGTTTGCGCAGCAATGGGAGCTGGGAGGCAATGTAGCAGCGACAGGCTTTATGGGCGACATCAACCCCACGAATCCATTTTATTTTAAAAGTGCTGCAGGAGGAATACAGGTAACCTATAACTTCAATCCTACTTGGGGAATACAAACGAGCTACCAGTACCTACATCTCAACGGTTCGGACCGCGATAGTAAGGATTCGTACTTACGTGCACGTGGACAAGTATTTAACAACCAACTTCATGAACTTTCGATACGTGCGAACTTCAATTTTTTTCGATTTATAGCAGGCCGCGCGGTAAATCGCTATACGCCCTACCTATTTGCCGGCATAGCCGGTATATCGCATCGCCCGTATATATACACACAAGATGGCAGTCGCCATCGTATGGAGGATCTGCAGCTACAGCAAGAATCAACTGTCCGAGGTATTGCCCTTGCTTTACCGCTGGGTATCGGCTTTAAATATAATGTGAAAGGACCTTGGTCCCTAGGTGCGGAATTGGGCTATCGCGTAGCGTTTGAAGATAATTTGGATAATATCGCAAATAACTATCCGACAACGGACCAGTATCCGGCAGACTATGCCTCTGCCTTCCCAGAAATGGATCGCCTTTGGTGGGAATCTGTCGCTTATCCAGCAGGAAATGACAGTGCCAATTACGCGGGCAAACCAAAAGGAAATAGTCGCCCTAACGATGGGTACATGACAGCTGCTGTGACATTGACATACACGTTTATTAGTAAACGTTGCTATTGGTGGAACTAG
- a CDS encoding NAD kinase — MQRKSIAIYGRAFNSSVVPYVEQLFSYLKEKDILIYIHSDFYDFLKQQFDCPNDFLLYYSHQDLPTSILFLLSLGGDGTMLSAVSQVRDSGIPIAGINFGRLGFLASIHKSEIIQALDDIFSGNYTLQARDLLEVSGSDSKIFGHENFALNDITVFRHDTSSMITINATLNGELLNSYWADGIIIATPTGSTAYSLSCGGPIIMPGSGNFVITPISPHNLNVRPIIISAESELELEIESRTDKYILSCDSKSETLETKTKLHIRRAPFRIHLIRLASDSFFSTLRKKLLWGLDVRNY; from the coding sequence ATGCAAAGAAAATCCATCGCGATATATGGAAGGGCTTTCAATTCGTCCGTCGTCCCATATGTCGAGCAGCTCTTTTCGTATTTAAAAGAAAAGGATATTCTGATTTATATCCATTCGGATTTCTATGACTTCCTGAAACAGCAATTTGACTGCCCAAACGACTTCCTACTGTATTACAGCCACCAAGATTTGCCTACGAGTATTTTATTTTTATTGAGCTTGGGCGGCGACGGCACGATGTTATCTGCCGTTTCACAGGTTCGCGACTCCGGCATTCCCATTGCAGGGATAAATTTCGGTCGACTAGGCTTTTTAGCATCGATCCATAAGAGTGAGATCATTCAAGCATTAGACGACATCTTTTCCGGCAATTATACCTTACAGGCACGTGACCTCCTTGAAGTGAGCGGTAGTGACAGCAAGATTTTCGGACATGAGAATTTTGCGCTCAATGATATCACGGTTTTCCGGCACGACACCTCTTCGATGATTACCATCAACGCCACATTGAATGGAGAGCTGTTGAATTCGTATTGGGCGGATGGGATTATCATCGCGACACCAACGGGATCGACGGCATATTCATTGAGTTGTGGTGGCCCGATCATTATGCCTGGGAGCGGTAATTTCGTGATCACACCTATATCTCCACACAACCTCAATGTGCGACCGATCATTATTTCCGCAGAGAGTGAACTGGAACTAGAAATCGAAAGCCGAACAGACAAATACATCCTCAGTTGTGATTCCAAAAGTGAAACGCTAGAAACGAAAACAAAACTGCATATCCGACGTGCCCCATTTCGCATACACCTAATTCGACTCGCGTCTGACAGCTTTTTTAGTACATTACGTAAAAAACTACTGTGGGGACTTGATGTTAGAAACTACTAA
- a CDS encoding CBS domain-containing protein gives MYIGEILSKNHVDIKPDDTIGFALERMNEFHCSQLPVVDDRDFMGLVSEDDLFTAHDETQPVRSLSVSLRFVYLYTYQHSYDALQYMAAHKLSILPVLDKDNAFIGVLTLTELLHALNETLGNNEAGAILVLEFGKHDVSFSHIAHLFESENIRILNTAVREIPETTKIEMTIKVDKKNISSLVASLWRFDYVVKATFNDGSQDSDIQERYDILMNYLNL, from the coding sequence ATGTATATAGGCGAAATTTTATCCAAAAACCATGTTGACATCAAACCGGATGATACTATTGGGTTTGCGTTGGAAAGAATGAACGAATTTCACTGTTCACAATTGCCCGTTGTTGATGATCGTGATTTCATGGGATTAGTGTCCGAGGATGATTTGTTCACGGCGCATGATGAAACGCAGCCGGTGCGAAGCCTTTCCGTGTCCCTGCGTTTTGTTTATCTGTACACCTATCAGCACAGCTATGATGCGCTTCAATATATGGCAGCACATAAACTGTCCATCCTACCGGTATTGGATAAAGATAACGCGTTTATTGGTGTGCTTACCTTAACCGAATTACTGCACGCGCTCAACGAAACACTGGGCAATAATGAGGCCGGTGCGATCCTTGTTTTGGAATTTGGCAAACATGATGTATCCTTTTCCCATATCGCGCATCTCTTTGAATCTGAAAATATTCGTATTCTCAATACTGCGGTACGTGAAATTCCGGAGACGACAAAGATCGAGATGACCATAAAAGTTGACAAAAAAAATATATCAAGCCTTGTAGCATCGCTATGGCGATTCGACTATGTGGTGAAAGCTACATTCAATGATGGCAGCCAAGATTCCGATATTCAAGAACGCTACGATATCTTGATGAATTATTTAAATTTATAA
- a CDS encoding 1-acyl-sn-glycerol-3-phosphate acyltransferase, with translation MIEETENVKFIQVREVIHKKSPKLAKWIPKPLISYLERVIHEEEINYIMTKFRDQYGLDFVDDLIHELGVKVVLEGTEHIPKDEHVIFASNHPLGGLDGIAIMHAIGQFRRDVKFLVNDILMNIRNLEPLFIPVNKVGNQAKSGIMAIDQAYASENALLIFPAGLVSRKIGGKIADLEWKKSFITKAKKYKRDVIPVYIDGRNSNFFYNLARLRQKFGIKANLEMLYLPDEMFSQRNQTVTIRFGERIPYSHFDQSKTEREWASEVREMVYRMGEKK, from the coding sequence ATGATTGAAGAAACGGAGAACGTGAAGTTTATTCAGGTACGTGAAGTAATCCATAAAAAAAGTCCCAAGTTGGCCAAGTGGATTCCAAAGCCGTTGATTAGTTATTTGGAACGGGTAATCCACGAAGAGGAAATCAACTATATTATGACGAAGTTCAGGGATCAATATGGGTTGGATTTCGTGGATGATCTGATTCATGAGCTGGGCGTTAAGGTGGTGCTGGAAGGAACGGAGCATATTCCGAAAGACGAGCATGTGATTTTTGCGTCTAACCATCCTCTTGGTGGGCTTGATGGCATCGCCATCATGCATGCTATTGGACAGTTTCGACGGGATGTAAAATTCTTGGTGAATGACATTCTGATGAATATCCGAAATTTGGAACCGCTGTTTATTCCTGTTAATAAAGTTGGCAATCAGGCGAAAAGCGGTATCATGGCTATAGATCAGGCCTACGCGTCTGAAAATGCTTTGTTGATTTTTCCTGCGGGGTTGGTTTCTAGGAAAATAGGTGGGAAGATTGCAGATCTTGAGTGGAAAAAAAGCTTTATTACAAAAGCAAAAAAATATAAAAGGGATGTCATTCCGGTTTACATCGATGGAAGAAATTCCAATTTTTTCTATAATTTAGCTAGACTAAGACAAAAATTCGGCATTAAGGCAAATTTGGAAATGCTGTATTTGCCGGATGAAATGTTTTCACAACGAAATCAAACGGTAACTATCCGCTTTGGCGAGCGCATTCCGTACAGTCATTTCGACCAGTCTAAAACGGAACGTGAATGGGCGAGCGAAGTGCGGGAGATGGTTTATAGAATGGGGGAAAAAAAATAA